The Lentzea guizhouensis genome contains a region encoding:
- a CDS encoding DUF5829 family protein, translating to MGIRRTASVILALLLVAVSAGTAQAGERQLLFYNHAWGTYDRVTADAVEHSAYLRAFADFEVRTTTGAGGEVWTGRYLRGRETYLEIFGVGDAPGQDGSLGSAGLGLSTEHDGDIAAVRDRLVAQGVTPIEFLQTRDFGDHVPVPWFDAVFGFEHYDRFGAWAMEYRDEYFADPRGKTQPARHPGDVGRERYLPDDYRNHLMRDITSIELAITERDYANTLPLLRAGGFKLKTDSRGVTALRGGTTMRFDKVQIGQTGLKRIEFELNRGVARHVEQLGGSTLVVGPGKRAVWTF from the coding sequence ATGGGGATTCGACGCACGGCGAGCGTGATCTTGGCCCTCCTGCTCGTGGCGGTGTCCGCAGGGACCGCACAGGCAGGGGAGCGGCAGTTGCTGTTCTACAACCACGCGTGGGGCACCTACGACCGCGTGACCGCCGACGCGGTCGAGCACTCCGCCTACCTCAGGGCGTTCGCGGACTTCGAGGTCCGCACCACGACCGGCGCCGGCGGCGAGGTGTGGACCGGCCGCTACCTGCGTGGCCGCGAGACCTACCTGGAGATCTTCGGTGTCGGTGACGCGCCCGGTCAGGACGGGTCGCTCGGGTCGGCGGGGCTGGGGCTGTCGACCGAGCACGACGGCGACATCGCGGCGGTGCGGGACCGGCTGGTGGCGCAGGGCGTCACGCCGATCGAGTTCCTGCAGACCCGCGACTTCGGCGACCACGTGCCGGTGCCGTGGTTCGACGCGGTGTTCGGCTTCGAGCACTACGACCGCTTCGGCGCGTGGGCGATGGAGTACCGCGACGAGTACTTCGCCGACCCGCGCGGCAAGACCCAGCCCGCCCGCCACCCCGGTGACGTCGGCCGGGAGCGCTACCTGCCGGACGACTACCGCAACCACCTGATGCGCGACATCACCTCCATCGAGCTCGCCATCACCGAACGCGACTACGCCAACACCCTGCCGTTGCTGCGTGCCGGCGGGTTCAAGCTCAAGACCGACTCGCGCGGCGTCACGGCGTTGCGCGGCGGCACCACCATGCGGTTCGACAAGGTGCAGATCGGACAGACCGGTCTGAAGCGGATCGAGTTCGAGCTCAACCGCGGCGTCGCCAGGCACGTCGAGCAGCTCGGCGGCTCGACGCTGGTCGTGGGCCCGGGCAAGCGCGCGGTCTGGACTTTCTGA